The following proteins come from a genomic window of Anopheles ziemanni chromosome 3, idAnoZiCoDA_A2_x.2, whole genome shotgun sequence:
- the LOC131287278 gene encoding zinc finger protein 878-like, which produces MGRKCCVPDCFSNYDAALKTGAAAASTFQFPNDPALYNRWLQAIRRPNWVPSKRSSVCMHHFKPDDIMRYDKPAKLQPGAVPCLFGESILRSAVRPKRGRRRKDLQLTENETNADNMGNDLSAIYSADHVIGDCILNFANFKRYVREKLQHSEWMILERVQVVHLFYLDDSDDQCPIRIDNSIKVYSDLKIKLYTREEEQSDKQLQWILGMDNKLMRWSQLITIVDKYGDASRYASQIGHDQQHTELSLGGEQCELSLIEEHLDNMGEEKGMIESVENAADDTTNQCTVHDESVHEADSNFVDIGGNDSVESENSLDGDIKCNKNGSRESFISKLKPILSQVRELQRAKFKCFVCNIDQGTQEEYERHMPTHLAMLPYHCTICTKDKVTIKTLASLNKHCLMHCKPLKCRFCDVRFTTYASRVLHEDTKHKSTATTRCDVCQKVFSSLRSYQYHRKIHDDPETLKCKICNRILSSRYELKLHMRTHTGEKPNKCTFCTVSFNRRSNLVQHIRRFHSMERPYDCAVCGDRFRTNFVLKRHLKSHDAITDSDASKPKRVSRSSKVLQCADCDRQFLSHVSYHSHRRQHDKRYQCSYCGIRIAQLRDFEDHENIHTGTRPYECKTCGKKFRSSSTYYSHLRVHGGEKKHFCEICNKGFLRPYHLQVHMRMHTGEKQFRCNTCGRTYSVKAAYKRHQLTHRPTVADMLCAQGAIKGIVSSVPDKTTFPPSGVEGNETFVTSISAQMGIVFSSEQVLPAVEDGIGALPSVMSSVLNSECPVVFECLSEGSYMTELPQMITSDDPTITSIDLK; this is translated from the coding sequence ATGGGTAGAAAGTGCTGTGTTCctgattgtttttcaaactatGATGCAGCATTAAAAACCGGGGCCGCCGCAGCGAGTACGTTTCAGTTTCCCAATGATCCAGCTCTCTACAATCGCTGGTTGCAAGCCATACGTCGTCCTAATTGGGTGCCTTCTAAGCGCTCCAGCGTGTGTATGCATCACTTTAAACCGGACGATATCATGCGGTATGATAAACCCGCAAAACTGCAACCGGGCGCTGTTCCATGTTTGTTTGGTGAATCGATTCTACGATCAGCAGTTCGACCGAAACGGGGTAGGCGACGAAAGGATCTACAATTGACAGAGAATGAAACAAACGCGGACAATATGGGCAACGATTTAAGCGCCATTTATTCCGCGGATCATGTAATCGGGGATTGCATTCtaaattttgcaaattttaaGCGCTACGTACGCGAGAAATTGCAGCACAGTGAATGGATGATCCTCGAAAGAGTCCAGGTAGTGCATCTGTTTTACTTGGATGACTCAGATGATCAGTGTCCAATAAGGATTGATAATAGTATAAAAGTTTACAGCGATCTAAAGATAAAACTTTACACTCGAGAAGAAGAACAAAGCGATAAACAGCTGCAGTGGATTCTTGGAATGGATAATAAATTAATGCGATGGTCACAACTAATCACCATAGTCGATAAGTATGGCGACGCTTCCCGATACGCATCGCAAATTGGCCATGATCAGCAACACACTGAGCTTTCCTTGGGTGGTGAACAATGTGAACTCAGTCTAATAGAGGAACACCTCGACAAcatgggagaagaaaaaggcatGATAGAATCTGTTGAAAATGCTGCAGATGATACAACAAACCAATGTACGGTTCATGATGAGTCTGTACATGAAGCGGATAGTAATTTTGTTGACATCGGTGGAAATGATTCAGTGGAATCAGAAAACAGCCTTGACGGTGATATAAAATGCAACAAGAATGGGAGCAGAGAATCATTCATTTCAAAACTTAAACCAATTCTAAGCCAAGTGCGAGAGCTGCAACGAgccaaatttaaatgttttgtatGTAACATAGATCAGGGTACGCAAGAAGAATATGAACGACACATGCCTACCCATTTAGCAATGTTGCCTTACCATTGCACTATATGCACCAAAGACAAGGTTACGATCAAAACTTTGGCCTCATTAAATAAGCACTGTCTTATGCACTGCAAGCCGCTAAAGTGTCGTTTTTGCGATGTACGATTCACCACGTACGCCTCTAGAGTATTGCATGAAGATACGAAACACAAGAGCACTGCGACCACCCGTTGCGACGTGTGCCAAAAAGTTTTCTCCTCACTCCGTAGCTACCAGTACCATCGCAAAATCCATGATGATCCCGAGAcgttaaaatgtaaaatttgcaATCGCATTCTATCTTCTAGATATGAGCTGAAGCTGCATATGCGTACCCACACTGGGGAAAAACCCAACAAGTGTACGTTTTGTACGGTGTCTTTCAATCGGAGGTCGAACCTTGTCCAACACATTCGTCGATTTCACAGTATGGAGCGACCTTACGACTGTGCCGTCTGTGGGGATCGTTTTCGGACCAATTTTGTTCTTAAGAGACATTTAAAGTCCCACGATGCAATTACGGATTCGGACGCGAGCAAACCGAAAAgggtttctcgttcttccaaggttCTTCAATGTGCGGATTGCGATAGACAGTTTCTATCACATGTAAGCTACCATTCTCATCGACGACAGCATGATAAACGGTACCAGTGTAGCTACTGTGGAATTCGAATAGCTCAATTGCGAGACTTTGAAGATCACGAGAATATTCACACCGGCACAAGACCGTACGAATGCAAAACGTGTGGGAAAAAGTTTCGATCATCATCAACGTACTATAGCCATTTACGCGTGCATGGCGGCGagaagaaacatttttgtGAAATATGCAACAAAGGCTTCCTACGCCCCTACCATCTGCAGGTGCATATGCGGATGCACACGGGAGAGAAGCAGTTTCGCTGTAATACTTGCGGGCGGACGTATTCTGTAAAGGCGGCATACAAACGACATCAGCTCACGCACCGACCAACTGTTGCTGATATGTTGTGCGCACAGGGAGCGATTAAAGGCATCGTCTCTTCCGTACCGGACAAGACTACGTTTCCTCCAAGTGGGGTAGAAGGGAATGAAACTTTCGTAACATCGATCAGTGCACAAATGGGTATCGTATTTTCTTCAGAACAAGTACTCCCGGCTGTGGAGGATGGTATCGGTGCTTTGCCCAGCGTTATGTCGAGCGTTTTAAATAGCGAATGCCCGGTTGTTTTCGAGTGTTTATCTGAAGGCTCATACATGACAGAATTACCGCAGATGATCACATCGGATGACCCCACGATTACATCAATCGATTTAAAGTAA
- the LOC131287282 gene encoding cx9C motif-containing protein 4: MSKSKSKDPCKIAACRIQTCLKEHDFDEVKCYDVIDDMRQCCLKWHKVSLCCSGIQLDRDYKAEKVTAEQERSNQSKK; this comes from the exons ATGTCCAAAAGTAAATCAAAAGATCCGTGTAAAATTGCAGCCTGTCGGATACAGACTTGTTTGAAAG AGCACGATTTCGACGAGGTGAAATGTTATGATGTTATCGACGATATGCGCCAGTGCTGTCTGAAGTGGCACAAGGTATCGCTTTGCTGTTCCGGAATACAACTGGATCGTGATTACAAAGCCGAGAAAGTAACTGCAGAACAAGAGCGAAGCAATCAGTCGAAAAAGTAA
- the LOC131287283 gene encoding uncharacterized protein LOC131287283: MESVKRANQRLRNYPLLMAKCSVAAASYATCVTTDLNVTHRSCDKEFHAFKECMRKAAIEMKTKL; encoded by the coding sequence ATGGAATCAGTGAAACGAGCAAATCAAAGACTACGCAACTATCCACTGTTGATGGCTAAGTGTTCCGTGGCAGCAGCATCGTACGCAACTTGCGTCACGACCGACCTCAATGTGACGCATCGGTCTTGCGATAAAGAGTTTCACGCCTTCAAAGAGTGCATGCGGAAAGCCGCtatagaaatgaaaacaaaattataa
- the LOC131287280 gene encoding GPI mannosyltransferase 1 — protein MSFKKHLIISTAVRIFLIYYGEVQDSLSDVQYTDVDYRVVTDGANHVLSLGSPFKRHTYRYTPLLAYLVLPNLLIHPSFGKFIFSLFDILIGVLIKWILLNCYRSNKISIETKLLKLETLNNRNKYLIKRKNEILNSNNEALPPKYIRMAELSAYCWLYNPLTMIIATRGNGDCVSCSLVLLAIYYFLKNEQTSLQHFIAGLFLGLSIHFRLYPIGFSLAFYLATQNRPLRSWQDYASAILNPNEKQIALVLGTLVALGTTTVVFYWLYGYQFLYESMLYHLVRKDIRHNFSLYFYLQYLSSTFDVTIVEKILTFLPQLILILMLTIRYGQYRQTMVFGLFTIAFVMVTYNPVVTSQYFVWFLSLLPLCVKNFKNIGMRKAIFIPVMWFISQGGWLLPAYLLEFKGWNTFEYIWIQSIVFFFSNILILQMLISNYDIAYNYKID, from the coding sequence ATGTCATTCAAAAAGCATCTCATAATAAGTACGGCGGTACGAATTTTCCTCATATACTACGGGGAAGTGCAGGACAGTTTATCGGACGTGCAGTACACAGACGTGGATTATCGGGTGGTCACGGATGGCGCAAATCATGTACTTTCACTGGGATCACCTTTCAAGAGGCACACTTACCGATACACTCCGCTCCTGGCATACCTCGTGCTGCCGAATCTACTGATCCATCCAAGTTTTGGCAAgttcattttttccctttttgacATCCTTATCGGGGTGTTAATAAAATGGATCTTGCTCAACTGCTATCGTAGCAACAAGATCTCGATCGAGACAAAGTTATTAAAACTAGAAACGCTAAACAACCGCAACAAATACTTGATCAAGCGGAAGAATGAAATTCTAAATAGTAACAACGAAGCCCTAcccccgaagtacatccggatgGCGGAACTGAGTGCCTACTGTTGGCTGTACAATCCGCTAACCATGATAATTGCGACCAGAGGTAACGGAGATTGTGTTTCGTGCTCGTTGGTGCTGCTTGCCATCTACTACTTtctaaaaaatgaacaaaccaGCTTGCAGCATTTCATCGCAGGGCTCTTTCTTGGGCTTTCAATTCACTTCCGGCTTTACCCTATTGGATTCTCGTTGGCATTTTACCTTGCCACACAAAACCGTCCCTTAAGATCGTGGCAGGATTACGCGAGTGCAATACTGAACCCAAACGAGAAACAGATAGCCCTCGTGCTTGGTACGCTGGTAGCTTTGGGCACCACGACCGTCGTATTCTACTGGTTGTATGGCTATCAGTTCCTGTACGAATCCATGCTCTACCATCTAGTCAGAAAGGATATACGGCACAACTTTTCGCTCTACTTTTACCTCCAATATCTGAGCTCTACGTTCGACGTAACGATTGTCGAAAAGATTCTTACCTTTCTGCCGCAATTGATACTGATCCTGATGCTCACCATCCGCTATGGGCAGTATCGACAAACTATGGTATTCGGATTGTTTACGATTGCTTTCGTGATGGTCACCTACAACCCGGTGGTTACCTCGCAGTACTTTGTCTGGTTCCTTTCCCTGTTGCCGCTGTGCGTGaagaactttaaaaacatagGAATGAGGAAGGCCATATTCATCCCGGTGATGTGGTTCATCTCACAGGGAGGCTGGTTGCTGCCGGCTTACCTGCTGGAGTTCAAAGGCTGGAACACGTTCGAGTACATCTGGATACAAAgtatcgtttttttcttttctaacaTTTTGATCCTGCAGATGCTTATCAGCAACTATGATATCGCTTACAACtacaaaattgattaa